One window of Zalophus californianus isolate mZalCal1 chromosome 3, mZalCal1.pri.v2, whole genome shotgun sequence genomic DNA carries:
- the LOC113920080 gene encoding uncharacterized protein LOC113920080 isoform X1, translating to MEIGKINSKKENGEELSKEVGSVLRTYLPQSPCSLLLKGSKEAVSLVLATRSSNAICLTVGQPLSQDSSDRALEAQDVSSPAPGTWQLLSEDLLSELCQEIDKDNRDLMWPSTAEEVTNTVRLRGRGGPGSSSQLSTAPGANRGKVGERTRSVGTDVI from the exons atggaaataggaaaaataaattcaaagaaggAAAACGGGGAAGAACTAAGTAAGGAAGTTGGCTCTGTTTTGCGGACTTACCTTCCACAGTCCCCTTGCTCCCTCTTGCTG AAAGGATCTAAGGAGGCCGTATCTCTGGTATTGGCAACAAGGTCATCCAATGCGATATGTCTAACTGTG GGGCAGCCCCTGTCCCAGGACAGCAGTGACCGAGCCCTGGAAGCACAAGACGTGTCCAGCCCGGCACCTGGCACTTGGCAGCTGCTCAGTGAGGATTTGTTGAGTGAATTATGCCAGGAAATAGACAAAGATAACCGGGATCTGATGTGGCCCTCCACTGCAGAGGAAGTCACAAATACGGTACGGCTAAGGGGCAGGGGAGGACCTGGGAGCTCCTCCCAACTCTCTACGGCCCCAGGCGCTAACAGGGGCAAAGTGGGGGAAAGGACAAGGAGCGTAGGGACAGATGTGATCTAA
- the SLC25A30 gene encoding kidney mitochondrial carrier protein 1 isoform X2: MSALNWKPFVYGGLASITAECGTFPIDLTKTRLQIQGQTNDANFKEIRYRGMLHALVQIGREEGLKALYSGIAPAMLRQASYGTIKIGIYQSLKRLFVEHPEDETLLINVVCGILSGVVSSTIANPTDVLKIRMQAQSSTFQGGMIGNFINIYQQEGARGLWKGVSLTAQRAAIVVGVELPVYDLTKKHLILSGLMGDTVYTHLLSSFTCGLAGALASNPVDVVRTRMMNQRVLRDGRCSGYTGTLDCLLQP, from the exons ATGTCGGCCCTCAACTGGAAGCCCTTTGTGTACGGAGGGCTGGCCTCCATTACAGCGGAATGCG gtactTTTCCAATTGACTTAACGAAGACACGGCTCCAGATTCAAGGCCAGACAAATGATGCAAACTTTAAAGAAATCAGATATCGAGGAATGTTGCATGCGTTAGTGCAGATAGGCAGAGAAGAAGGGCTGAAAGCTCTGTACTCAGG GATTGCCCCTGCGATGTTACGCCAGGCTTCCTATGGCACTATCAAGATAGGCATTTACCAGAGCTTGAAGCGGCTGTTTGTTGAACACCCAGAAG ATGAAACTCTACTGATAAATGTGGTGTGTGGAATTCTCTCTGGAGTCGTATCCTCAACCATCGCTAATCCAACTGATGTTTTGAAA ATACGGATGCAAGCACAAAGCAGCACCTTTCAAGGTGGAATGATAGGCAACTTCATTAACATTTACCAGCAAGAGGGAGCAAGGGGACTGTGGAAG GGCGTGTCCCTTACGGCCCAGAGGGCTGCCATCGTTGTCGGCGTGGAGCTTCCGGTCTATGACCTCACCAAGAAGCATCTGATTCTCTCGGGCCTAATGGGAGACACTGTGTATACCCACTTGCT CTCAAGCTTCACCTGTGGTCTGGCTGGGGCGCTGGCCTCCAACCCCGTCGATGTTGTGAGGACACGGATGATGAATCAGAGAGTTCTTCGGGACGGCAGGTGTTCTGGCTACACAGGTACCCTGGACTGCTTGTTACAG CCTTAA
- the LOC113920080 gene encoding uncharacterized protein LOC113920080 isoform X2 — protein sequence MEIGKINSKKENGEELSKEVGSVLRTYLPQSPCSLLLKGSKEAVSLVLATRSSNAICLTVGQPLSQDSSDRALEAQDVSSPAPGTWQLLSEDLLSELCQEIDKDNRDLMWPSTAEEVTNTVPLSPH from the exons atggaaataggaaaaataaattcaaagaaggAAAACGGGGAAGAACTAAGTAAGGAAGTTGGCTCTGTTTTGCGGACTTACCTTCCACAGTCCCCTTGCTCCCTCTTGCTG AAAGGATCTAAGGAGGCCGTATCTCTGGTATTGGCAACAAGGTCATCCAATGCGATATGTCTAACTGTG GGGCAGCCCCTGTCCCAGGACAGCAGTGACCGAGCCCTGGAAGCACAAGACGTGTCCAGCCCGGCACCTGGCACTTGGCAGCTGCTCAGTGAGGATTTGTTGAGTGAATTATGCCAGGAAATAGACAAAGATAACCGGGATCTGATGTGGCCCTCCACTGCAGAGGAAGTCACAAATACG gttccactttctccacactGA
- the SLC25A30 gene encoding kidney mitochondrial carrier protein 1 isoform X1, with product MSALNWKPFVYGGLASITAECGTFPIDLTKTRLQIQGQTNDANFKEIRYRGMLHALVQIGREEGLKALYSGIAPAMLRQASYGTIKIGIYQSLKRLFVEHPEDETLLINVVCGILSGVVSSTIANPTDVLKIRMQAQSSTFQGGMIGNFINIYQQEGARGLWKGVSLTAQRAAIVVGVELPVYDLTKKHLILSGLMGDTVYTHLLSSFTCGLAGALASNPVDVVRTRMMNQRVLRDGRCSGYTGTLDCLLQTWKNEGFFALYKGFWPNWLRLGPWNIIFFVTYEQLKKLDL from the exons ATGTCGGCCCTCAACTGGAAGCCCTTTGTGTACGGAGGGCTGGCCTCCATTACAGCGGAATGCG gtactTTTCCAATTGACTTAACGAAGACACGGCTCCAGATTCAAGGCCAGACAAATGATGCAAACTTTAAAGAAATCAGATATCGAGGAATGTTGCATGCGTTAGTGCAGATAGGCAGAGAAGAAGGGCTGAAAGCTCTGTACTCAGG GATTGCCCCTGCGATGTTACGCCAGGCTTCCTATGGCACTATCAAGATAGGCATTTACCAGAGCTTGAAGCGGCTGTTTGTTGAACACCCAGAAG ATGAAACTCTACTGATAAATGTGGTGTGTGGAATTCTCTCTGGAGTCGTATCCTCAACCATCGCTAATCCAACTGATGTTTTGAAA ATACGGATGCAAGCACAAAGCAGCACCTTTCAAGGTGGAATGATAGGCAACTTCATTAACATTTACCAGCAAGAGGGAGCAAGGGGACTGTGGAAG GGCGTGTCCCTTACGGCCCAGAGGGCTGCCATCGTTGTCGGCGTGGAGCTTCCGGTCTATGACCTCACCAAGAAGCATCTGATTCTCTCGGGCCTAATGGGAGACACTGTGTATACCCACTTGCT CTCAAGCTTCACCTGTGGTCTGGCTGGGGCGCTGGCCTCCAACCCCGTCGATGTTGTGAGGACACGGATGATGAATCAGAGAGTTCTTCGGGACGGCAGGTGTTCTGGCTACACAGGTACCCTGGACTGCTTGTTACAG ACATGGAAGAATGAAGGGTTTTTTGCTCTGTATAAAGGATTTTGGCCAAATTGGTTGAGACTTGGTCCTTGGAATATCATT TTCTTTGTGACATATGAGCAGTTGAAGAAATTGGATTTGTGA